The proteins below come from a single Brachyhypopomus gauderio isolate BG-103 unplaced genomic scaffold, BGAUD_0.2 sc185, whole genome shotgun sequence genomic window:
- the ndufaf5 gene encoding arginine-hydroxylase NDUFAF5, mitochondrial isoform X1 gives MNNLLRRRAVCGACLCHSALRAGLSRAPGPPGPRVLVQDGFGSPPERRRLSGREGGATNVFDRRMKRRQKTWASCLRDHHKYDYLRDEVGSRVADRVYDVARTFPLALDVGCGKSHVAEHLSKDIVECLFLTDVSRGLLMQKKECEMPTKCVMADEEFLPFRENTFDLVVSSLSMHWINDLPAALRQIHRVLKPDGVFIGAMVGGETLYELRCSLQLAELEREGGFSPHVSPYTAATDMGNLLAQAGFSMLTVDVDEVQIHYPGMFEVMHDLQGMGESNCAWNRKSLLHRDTILAAAAIYREMYGNDDGSVPATFEILHMIGWKPHESQAKPATRGSATVSFRDLSKISQPQTSNKTDTP, from the exons ATGAACAACCTGTTGAGACGCCGCGCTGTCTGTGGCGCCTGTCTCTGCCACAGCGCGCTCCGAGCAGGACTGAGCAGGGCGCCGGGTCCTCCTGGGCCTCGGGTTTTGGTTCAGGACGGGTTTGGTTCTCCTCCGGAGCGCAGACGGCTGTCCGGACGGGAAGGAGGCGCGACGAACGTGTTCGACAGACGCATGAAGAGAAGACAGAAGACGTGGGCGTCGTGTTTACGAGACCACCACAAATACGATTACTTACGAGACGAG GTCGGGAGCAGAGTTGCGGACAGAGTTTATGACGTTGCGAG GACCTTCCCGCTGGCACTAGACGTGGGCTGTGGGAAGAGCCATGTTGCTGAGCATCTCAGCAAG GATATTGTGGAGTGCCTTTTTCTGACTGATGTTTCTCGTGGTTTGTTG ATGCAGAAGAAAGAGTGTGAGATGCCCACAAAGTGTGTGATGGCGGATGAAGAGTTCCTGCCATTCCGGGAAAACACCTTCGACCTGGTGGTCAGTAGCCTGAG TATGCACTGGATCAACGATCTTCCCGCAGCTCTACGGCAG ATCCACAGGGTGCTGAAGCCAGATGGGGTGTTCATCGGGGCCATGGTGGGCGGCGAGACCCTGTACGAGCTGCGCTGTTCCCTGCAGTTGGCTGAGCTGGAGAGGGAGGGCGGATTCTCGCCCCACGTCTCCCCCTACACGGCTGCTACCGACATGGGCAACCTGCTGGCCCAGGCTGGCTTCAGCATGCTGACTGTG GATGTCGATGAAGTTCAGATTCATTACCCAGGGATGTTTGAAGTCATGCACGATTTACAGG GTATGGGCGAGAGTAATTGTGCATGGAACAGGAAGTCCCTCCTGCACAGAGACACCATTTTAGCAGCTGCTGCCATTTACAGAG agatGTATGGTAATGATGACGGATCTGTTCCAGCTACATTTGAGATCCTCCACATGATTGGTTGGAAGCCTCACGAGTCACAG GCGAAACCTGCAACAAGGGGCTCTGCTACTGTATCGTTTAGAGATTTGTCAAAGATCAGCCAACCACAGACCAGCAACAAAACAGACACACCTTAG
- the ndufaf5 gene encoding arginine-hydroxylase NDUFAF5, mitochondrial isoform X2: MAADVYRTFPLALDVGCGKSHVAEHLSKDIVECLFLTDVSRGLLMQKKECEMPTKCVMADEEFLPFRENTFDLVVSSLSMHWINDLPAALRQIHRVLKPDGVFIGAMVGGETLYELRCSLQLAELEREGGFSPHVSPYTAATDMGNLLAQAGFSMLTVDVDEVQIHYPGMFEVMHDLQGMGESNCAWNRKSLLHRDTILAAAAIYREMYGNDDGSVPATFEILHMIGWKPHESQAKPATRGSATVSFRDLSKISQPQTSNKTDTP, from the exons ATGGCGGCCGATGTTTACAGGACCTTCCCGCTGGCACTAGACGTGGGCTGTGGGAAGAGCCATGTTGCTGAGCATCTCAGCAAG GATATTGTGGAGTGCCTTTTTCTGACTGATGTTTCTCGTGGTTTGTTG ATGCAGAAGAAAGAGTGTGAGATGCCCACAAAGTGTGTGATGGCGGATGAAGAGTTCCTGCCATTCCGGGAAAACACCTTCGACCTGGTGGTCAGTAGCCTGAG TATGCACTGGATCAACGATCTTCCCGCAGCTCTACGGCAG ATCCACAGGGTGCTGAAGCCAGATGGGGTGTTCATCGGGGCCATGGTGGGCGGCGAGACCCTGTACGAGCTGCGCTGTTCCCTGCAGTTGGCTGAGCTGGAGAGGGAGGGCGGATTCTCGCCCCACGTCTCCCCCTACACGGCTGCTACCGACATGGGCAACCTGCTGGCCCAGGCTGGCTTCAGCATGCTGACTGTG GATGTCGATGAAGTTCAGATTCATTACCCAGGGATGTTTGAAGTCATGCACGATTTACAGG GTATGGGCGAGAGTAATTGTGCATGGAACAGGAAGTCCCTCCTGCACAGAGACACCATTTTAGCAGCTGCTGCCATTTACAGAG agatGTATGGTAATGATGACGGATCTGTTCCAGCTACATTTGAGATCCTCCACATGATTGGTTGGAAGCCTCACGAGTCACAG GCGAAACCTGCAACAAGGGGCTCTGCTACTGTATCGTTTAGAGATTTGTCAAAGATCAGCCAACCACAGACCAGCAACAAAACAGACACACCTTAG
- the esf1 gene encoding ESF1 homolog produces MSSKKKPGGDERFARVNKDPRFWEMPDVDRRVRIDKRFQSMFHDERFKLKYTVDKRGRPVNHTSTEDLKRFYKLSDSELSDGNENSHEDEKKKKMMKKKRTEAKAKEGAEEPRLEDGDEKEEGPEKEVGPEKEVELVTVKTLTKCTTPSKPKDFVKARKATTELAKGDRDFEEGEDDDLEADDDEAEEDSDADKGVLLSIDNEDDDDDVDDDEDDVSDLEEESDSDSGPDLARGKGNIETSSEEEDDDNDVEEVDDVLRREEEEIEHDWGEMWKDAPRSEETSRRLAVCNIDWDRIKAKDLLALFRSFKPKDGAVLSVRIFPSEFGKERMQAEQTQGPLELTSLPDDPNADTAEQKLYREKVRDYQFKRLRYYYAVVECDSVATAVGIYNECDGFEYESSCSTLDLRFIPDDVTFDDEPRDGATEVDLSTYQPKLFTSAATTTAKVELTWDETDHDRATTLSRTFKKDELLDMDFKAYLASSSEDEEEEEGGPEAETPLEVELPVECSTEVEEEKKKRGKKGKKEEEQIAKYRELLQSIRDKDRKEKDKDMEMEVTWVPGLKETTEKLVKKKLEGRDKPTPWEEFLEKKKEKKKVKRQGKKESQGDAAISDDELPPGVDLNDPFFSEDQDGSTGKSKRNKKKSKKGEEQRSPEEEAELERQKAEMALLMEDDEDEGHRHFNYDKIVEQQNLSKKKRKKLLKSNTPLEEDNFQVDVQDSRFQAMFTSHLYNLDPSDPAYKKTKATQNFLEEKQRRRVEQQRGQQEAPQSQLALVDGGKSAGEGEAASVATPTSPKKAMDTDLTTLIKSIRNKTEQFQARKKQKTK; encoded by the exons ATGTCCTCCAAGAAGAAGCCGGGTGGTGATGAGCGCTTCGCCCGCGTCAACAAGGACCCTCGCTTCTGGGAAATGCCGGATGTGGACCGGAGGGTCCGGATCGACAAGCGCTTCCAGTCCATGTTCCACGACGAACGGTTTAAACTGAAGTACACCGTGGACAAACGTGGACGTCCCGTCAACCACACGTCCACAGAGGACCTAAAACGCTTCTACAAACTTTCAGATTCTGAGCTTTCCGATGGGAACGAAAACTCACATGAGGatgaaaagaagaagaagatgatgaagaagaagagaacagaagcAAAAGCAAAAGAAGGAGCGGAGGAGCCTCGACTTGAAGATGGAGACGAAAAAGAGGAGGGGCCTGAAAAAGAGGTGGGGCCTGAAAAAGAGGTGGAGCTTGTGACTGTGAAGACTCTAACAAAATGCACAACGCCTTCAAAACCCAAAGATTTTGTGAAAGCCCGAAAGGCTACAACAGAGCTAGCAAAAGGAGATAGAGATTTTGAGGAAG GAGAGGATGATGACTTAGAGGCTGACGATGACGAGGCAGAGGAAGATAGCGATGCTGACAAGGGAGTACTGCTCTCCATTGATAacgaggatgatgatgatgatgttgatgACGACGAAGATGATGTGAGCGATTTGGAAGAAGAAAGCGACAGTGACAGTGGCCCTGACCTGGCCAGAGGCAAAGGCAACATTGAGACCAGCTctgaagaggaagatgatgataatgatgtagaggaggtggatGACGTGCTTCGtcgtgaggaggaggagattgAGCATGACTGGGGCGAGATGTGGAAGGATGCTCCACGCTCCGAGGAG acaAGTCGGAGACTGGCAGTGTGTAATATAGACTGGGACCGGATCAAAGCTAAAGACCTGCTGGCTCTCTTCAGGTCCTTCAAACCCAAAGACGGAGCGGTGCTGTCTGTCAGG ATCTTCCCCTCTGAGTTTGGTAAGGAGCGGATGCAAGCAGAGCAGACTCAGGGTCCACTGGAACTCACCAGCCTCCCAGACGACCCTAACGCAGACACTGCGGAACAAAA ACTCTACAGAGAGAAGGTGCGGGATTACCAGTTCAAACGCCTGCGCTACTACTACGCTGTGGTGGAGTGTGACTCCGTGGCTACGGCCGTCGGTATTTACAACGAATGCGACGGCTTCGAGTACGAGAGCAGCTGCTCCACGCTGGACCTGAG GTTCATCCCTGACGATGTCACGTTTGACGATGAACCCAGAGACGGAGCGACGGAGGTGGACCTCTCCACCTACCAACCCAAACTCTTCACCTCCGCCGCAACCACAACCGCCAAG GTCGAGTTAACGTGGGACGAAACGGATCATGACCGCGCAACCACCCTCAGCAGGACGTTCAAAAAGGACGAACTGCTTGATATGGATTTCAAAGCCTACCTCGCCTCGTccagtgaggatgaggaggaagaggaaggagggCCTGAGGCTGAAA CCCCGTTAGAGGTGGAGTTGCCGGTGGAGTGTTCCacggaggtggaggaggaaaagaagaagagagggaagaaaggaaagaaagaggaagagcAGATCGCTAAATACCGCGAGCTCCTGCAGAGCATCCGGGACAAGGACAGAAAAGAGAAGGATAAGGACATGGAGATGGAGGTCACGTGGGTGCCAG ggTTGAAGGAGACCACAGAGAAGCTGGTGAAGAAGAAACTAGAAGGCAGAGATAAACCAACTCCGTGGGAGGAGTTTctggaaaagaaaaaagaaaagaagaaagtgaAGAGGCAAGGAAAGAAG GAATCACAGGGTGATGCTGCTATTAGTGATGATGAACTTCCTCCTGGTGTCGACCTCAATGACCCCTTCTTCTCTGAAGACCAGGATGGCTCTACTG GAAAATCCAAGAGAAACAAAAAGAAGAGTaaaaaaggggaggagcaaAGGTCACCGGAAGAGGAGGCGGAGTTAGAGAGACAGAAG gCTGAGATGGCTCTCCTGATggaggatgatgaagatgaaggcCACAGGCATTTTAACTATGATAAGATCGTGGAGCAACAGAACCTGAgcaagaagaagaggaagaagctTTTGAAAAGCAACACACCGCTGGAAGAAGACAACttccag GTGGATGTGCAGGACTCGCGTTTCCAGGCCATGTTCACGTCCCACCTGTATAACCTGGACCCCTCAGACCCGGCCTACAAGAAGACCAAAGCCACCCAGAACTTCCTGGAGGAGAAGCAGAGACGCAGAGTTGAGCAGCAGCGCGGCCAGCAGGAGGCGCCACAGAGCCAGCTGGCCCTGGTGGATGGCGGGAAGAGCGCAGGTGAAGGGGAGGCGGCCAGTGTGGCCACGCCCACGTCCCCGAAGAAAGCCATGGACACCGATCTGACCACGCTCATCAAGTCTATAAGGAACAAGACAGAGCAGTTCCAGGCCCGGAAGAAACAGAAGACGAAGTAG
- the btbd3a gene encoding BTB/POZ domain-containing protein 3a: MAAELYPAKNAPRASDTATTLQQYQRHNNSNNNASVQCCNWQGLYPTIRERNAVMFNNELMADVHFVVGPPGATQRVPGHKYVLAVGSSVFHAMFYGELAEDNDEIRIPDVEPPSFLAMLKYIYCDEIDLCADTVLATLYAAKKYIVPHLARACVTFLETSLSARNACVLLSQSCLFEEPELTQRCWEVIDAQAELALRSEGFCDIDALTLESILLRETLNAKEAVVFEAALAWAEAECQRRELRPTVENKRLALGKAIYLIRVPAMSLDDFANGVAQTGVLTLAETNDVFLWHTAARKPELPFASRPRKGLAPQRCHRFQSCAYRSNQWRYRGRCDSIQFAVDKRVFVAGFGLYGSSCGSAEYQAKIELKRQGAALGVAVIKYFSDGSSNTFPVFFDYPVQVEPDTFYTASVVLDGNELSYFGQEGMTEVQCGKVTFQFQCSSDSTNGTGVQGGQIPELIFYA; this comes from the exons ATGGCAGCGGAGTTGTATCCTGCCAAGAACGCGCCGCGCGCGTCCGACACCGCGACCACCCTGCAGCAGTACCAGCGAcataacaacagcaacaacaacgcCAGTGTTCAGTGCTGCAACTGGCAGGGCCTCTACCCCACCataagagagag aaACGCGGTCATGTTTAACAATGAGCTGATGGCGGACGTGCACTTTGTGGTCGGACCTCCGGGGGCAACACAGAGAGTTCCggggcataag TATGTTCTAGCTGTGGGCAGTTCCGTGTTCCATGCCATGTTCTACGGGGAGCTGGCGGAGGACAATGACGAGATCCGCATCCCCGATGTGGAACCACCCTCCTTCCTGGCCATGCTCAA GTACATCTACTGCGACGAGATCGACCTGTGTGCGGACACGGTGCTGGCCACGCTCTACGCTGCCAAGAAGTACATCGTCCCGCACCTGGCGCGGGCCTGCGTCACCTTCCTGGAGACGAGCCTGAGCGCCCGCAACGCTTGCGTGCTGCTCTCGCAGAGCTGCCTGTTCGAGGAGCCCGAGCTCACGCAGCGTTGCTGGGAGGTGATAGACGCCCAGGCCGAGCTGGCCCTGCGCTCCGAGGGCTTCTGCGACATCGACGCCCTCACCCTGGAGAGCATCCTGCTGCGCGAGACTCTCAACGCCAAGGAGGCGGTGGTGTTCGAGGCGGCGCTGGCGTGGGCGGAGGCCGAGTGCCAGCGGCGCGAGCTGCGGCCCACCGTGGAGAACAAGCGCCTGGCGCTGGGAAAGGCCATATACCTGATCCGCGTGCCCGCCATGTCGCTGGACGACTTCGCCAACGGCGTGGCGCAGACGGGCGTGCTGACGCTGGCCGAGACCAACGACGTCTTCCTGTGGCACACGGCCGCGCGCAAACCCGAGCTACCCTTCGCCTCGCGGCCGCGGAAGGGTCTCGCGCCCCAACGCTGCCACCGCTTTCAGTCCTGCGCCTACCGCAGCAACCAGTGGCGCTACCGCGGCCGCTGCGACAGCATCCAGTTCGCCGTGGACAAGCGCGTCTTCGTGGCCGGCTTCGGCCTGTACGGCTCCAGCTGCGGCTCGGCCGAGTACCAGGCCAAGATCGAGCTGAAGCGGCAGGGCGCAGCGCTGGGCGTCGCCGTCATCAAGTACTTCTCCGACGGCTCCAGCAACACGTTCCCCGTGTTCTTCGACTACCCCGTGCAGGTGGAGCCCGATACGTTCTACACGGCCAGCGTGGTGCTGGACGGGAACGAGCTCAGCTACTTTGGCCAGGAGGGCATGACGGAGGTGCAGTGCGGCAAGGTCACCTTCCAGTTTCAGTGCTCCTCGGACAGCACCAACGGCACGGGGGTGCAGGGAGGTCAGATACCCGAACTCATATTCTACGCCTGA